A single region of the Massilia sp. erpn genome encodes:
- a CDS encoding transcriptional regulator codes for MQNKDHDHLIEQLQHIAAGLGQTLAPFCEVVLHDLRDPHSTVLAIHNNLSGRQPGDPATELGLARIADPAYPQVLANYPNHFPDGRQAKSTSIGIKDDEGNYVAALCMNVDLSLFRSLHSLLGQFGSVDANAAIQESLDPAGADAIRARIDQFAARLATTPRALKADERRNLLRELKGAGLLDLRRAMEITAQHLGVSRATVYNYAK; via the coding sequence ATGCAAAACAAAGACCATGACCACCTGATCGAACAATTGCAGCACATCGCCGCCGGCCTGGGCCAGACCCTGGCCCCGTTTTGCGAAGTGGTACTGCACGATCTGCGCGACCCGCACAGCACGGTGCTGGCCATCCATAACAATCTGTCGGGCCGCCAGCCCGGCGATCCGGCCACCGAGCTGGGGCTGGCGCGCATCGCCGATCCCGCCTATCCACAAGTGCTGGCCAACTACCCCAACCACTTCCCCGACGGACGGCAAGCCAAAAGCACCTCGATCGGCATCAAGGACGATGAAGGCAACTACGTCGCCGCCCTGTGCATGAACGTCGACCTGAGCCTGTTCCGCAGCCTGCATAGCCTGCTCGGCCAGTTCGGCAGCGTGGACGCCAACGCCGCCATCCAGGAAAGCCTGGACCCGGCCGGCGCCGACGCCATCCGCGCCCGCATCGACCAGTTTGCCGCGCGCCTGGCCACCACGCCGCGCGCGCTCAAGGCCGACGAGCGCCGCAACCTGCTGCGCGAACTGAAAGGCGCGGGCCTGCTCGATCTGCGGCGCGCCATGGAAATCACCGCCCAGCATCTGGGCGTCTCACGCGCCACGGTGTACAACTATGCGAAATAA
- a CDS encoding threo-3-hydroxy-L-aspartate ammonia-lyase produces MSELILPTYEDVAAAARRIEGHAHRTPVLTSRTVNEELGAEVFFKCENLQRMGAFKFRGGFNALSKFDAQQRKAGVVAFSSGNHAQAIALAARILGIPATIIMPHDAPESKIAATRGYGATVIIYDRYKEDREQIGRELAQKHGMTLIPPYDHPDVIAGQGTAAKELIEEVGQLDALFAPMGGGGLMSGSLLSVRALSPQCKVYGVEPEAGNDGQQSFRSGKIVHIDTPQTIADGAQTQHMGNYTFPIVLREATDILTASDAELIDAMRFFAARMKLVVEPTGCLGYAAARKMKAQLRGQRIGIILSGGNIDLPRLAALLASGV; encoded by the coding sequence ATGAGCGAACTGATACTGCCCACTTACGAAGACGTTGCAGCGGCCGCGCGCCGCATCGAAGGCCATGCCCACCGCACGCCGGTGCTGACCTCGCGCACAGTCAACGAAGAGCTGGGGGCCGAAGTCTTCTTCAAATGCGAAAACCTGCAGCGCATGGGCGCCTTCAAATTCCGCGGCGGCTTCAACGCCCTGTCGAAATTCGACGCGCAGCAGCGCAAAGCCGGCGTCGTGGCTTTCTCGTCCGGCAACCACGCGCAAGCGATTGCGCTGGCGGCCAGGATACTGGGCATTCCCGCCACCATCATCATGCCGCATGACGCGCCCGAATCCAAGATCGCCGCCACGCGCGGCTACGGCGCCACCGTCATCATCTACGACCGCTACAAGGAAGACCGCGAGCAGATCGGCCGCGAGCTGGCGCAGAAACATGGCATGACCCTGATTCCGCCCTACGACCATCCCGACGTCATCGCAGGACAAGGCACGGCCGCCAAGGAGCTGATCGAAGAAGTGGGCCAGCTCGACGCCTTGTTCGCGCCGATGGGCGGCGGCGGCCTGATGTCCGGCAGCCTGCTCTCAGTGCGCGCGCTGTCGCCGCAATGCAAGGTCTACGGTGTCGAACCCGAAGCCGGCAACGACGGCCAGCAATCCTTCCGCAGCGGGAAGATCGTCCACATCGACACCCCGCAAACGATCGCCGACGGCGCCCAGACCCAGCACATGGGCAACTACACCTTCCCCATCGTGCTGCGCGAAGCGACCGATATCCTGACTGCCAGCGATGCCGAGCTGATCGACGCCATGCGCTTCTTCGCCGCCCGCATGAAGCTGGTGGTCGAACCGACCGGCTGCCTCGGCTACGCCGCCGCCCGCAAGATGAAAGCACAGCTGCGCGGACAACGCATCGGCATCATCCTCAGCGGCGGCAACATCGACCTCCCCCGCCTCGCCGCCCTGCTCGCCAGCGGCGTTTGA
- a CDS encoding IclR family transcriptional regulator — protein sequence MKIESVPEQKTTIQVIERMVALLDALAKYPDPVSLKELSKVSGLHPSTAHRILNDMVLTRFVDRVEPGTYRLGMRLLELGNVVKSRLSVREAALDFMRSLHKKTQQTINLSVRQGDEIVYIDRAFSERSGMQVVRAIGGRGPLHLTSTGKLFLSVDEPKAIRAYATRTGLAGHNKNSITDLSKLERELSLVRARGYARDNEELELGVRCMAAGIRDDSGKLVAGLSISAPADRLQEEWLEDLVTTANQISATLGYMPAAE from the coding sequence ATGAAAATTGAATCCGTCCCGGAACAAAAGACGACCATTCAGGTAATCGAGCGCATGGTGGCCTTGCTGGACGCATTGGCCAAATATCCCGATCCTGTGAGCTTGAAGGAATTGTCCAAGGTCTCCGGCCTGCACCCGTCCACCGCCCACCGCATCCTCAACGATATGGTGCTGACCCGCTTTGTCGACCGCGTCGAGCCGGGCACTTACCGCCTCGGCATGCGCCTGCTGGAACTGGGCAATGTGGTCAAGAGCCGTCTTTCCGTGCGCGAAGCGGCGCTTGATTTCATGCGCTCCCTGCACAAGAAAACCCAGCAGACCATCAATCTCTCGGTGCGCCAGGGCGACGAGATCGTGTACATCGACCGCGCCTTCTCCGAACGCTCGGGCATGCAGGTGGTGCGCGCCATCGGCGGCCGCGGCCCGCTGCACCTGACTTCGACCGGCAAGCTCTTCCTATCGGTGGACGAGCCGAAAGCCATCCGCGCCTATGCCACGCGCACCGGCCTGGCCGGGCACAACAAGAATTCCATCACGGATTTGAGCAAGCTGGAACGGGAACTGAGCCTGGTGCGCGCGCGCGGCTATGCGCGCGACAATGAGGAACTGGAACTGGGCGTGCGCTGCATGGCAGCTGGCATCCGCGACGATTCGGGCAAGCTGGTGGCGGGCCTGTCGATCTCGGCCCCGGCTGACCGCCTGCAGGAAGAGTGGCTGGAAGACCTGGTCACCACCGCCAACCAGATCTCGGCCACCCTCGGTTACATGCCTGCTGCCGAATAA
- the phaP gene encoding TIGR01841 family phasin (Members of this family are phasins (small proteins associated with inclusions such as PHA granules). Note that several different families of phasins have been named PhaP despite very little sequence similarity to each other.): MFSIPEQFSNATKANFESQFAIFSSLTNKAFEGVEKFVDLNLTAAKASLEESAVTAKQLLAAKDPQEFFSLTAAQAQPTAEKAIAYGRHLASIASGTQAEFSKAAETQIAETNRKVISLVEEVSKNAPAGTENAVALFKSALGSAHAGYEQFTKTAKQAAETVEANLSAAVNQFTAAAAKAAPAAAVKKQA; encoded by the coding sequence ATGTTTTCGATTCCTGAGCAATTTTCCAATGCGACCAAGGCCAATTTCGAGAGCCAGTTCGCCATCTTTTCCTCGCTGACCAACAAAGCCTTCGAAGGCGTTGAGAAGTTTGTCGACCTGAACCTGACCGCCGCGAAAGCCTCGCTGGAAGAGTCCGCCGTCACCGCCAAGCAACTGCTGGCTGCCAAAGACCCGCAGGAATTCTTCTCGCTGACCGCTGCTCAGGCCCAGCCGACCGCTGAAAAAGCCATCGCCTATGGCCGTCACCTGGCTTCGATCGCTTCCGGCACCCAAGCCGAATTCAGCAAAGCCGCTGAAACCCAGATCGCCGAAACCAACCGCAAAGTGATTTCGCTGGTGGAAGAAGTGAGCAAAAACGCCCCAGCCGGCACCGAAAACGCTGTGGCCCTGTTCAAATCGGCCCTGGGCAGCGCCCACGCCGGCTACGAGCAATTCACCAAAACCGCCAAACAAGCCGCCGAAACCGTGGAAGCCAATCTGAGCGCCGCCGTGAACCAGTTCACCGCCGCCGCCGCCAAAGCTGCCCCGGCTGCCGCCGTCAAAAAGCAAGCGTAA
- a CDS encoding DMT family transporter, which yields MSDTSTASPATALLSPVPLFFVFLWSTGFIVAKYGLPYAPPLTFLLLRFLGVLAILAPAIVLLKAPWPRGKVGHIAVAGILVQAGYLSGVWCAIKLGMPAGLSALIVGMQPILTAFAAPLLGEQVRPRQWLGLVFGLVGVGLVVAAKVTLVGLSWPSLALCVGALLAMTAGTLYQKHFCPRFDLRSGTVIQFSASLVVVLPFAVALEGLGWDFASVQWTPQFLAAWAWSVLALSIGAIFLLFALIRRSDATQVSSLMYLTPPTTALMAWLLFGEAFNLLGLAGMALAVLGVVFVVRPSKN from the coding sequence ATGTCCGATACCTCTACAGCCAGCCCAGCCACGGCTTTGCTCTCGCCGGTGCCGCTATTTTTTGTCTTTCTGTGGAGTACGGGTTTCATTGTTGCTAAGTATGGTTTGCCCTACGCGCCGCCGCTGACTTTCCTGTTGCTGCGCTTTCTTGGCGTGCTGGCGATCCTGGCGCCCGCCATTGTGCTGCTGAAAGCGCCCTGGCCGCGGGGCAAGGTGGGCCATATCGCCGTGGCCGGCATCCTGGTGCAGGCCGGTTATCTGAGCGGGGTGTGGTGCGCGATCAAGCTGGGCATGCCGGCCGGCTTGTCGGCCCTGATCGTCGGCATGCAGCCGATCCTGACAGCTTTTGCCGCGCCTTTGCTGGGCGAGCAAGTACGGCCGCGCCAGTGGCTGGGCCTGGTTTTCGGCCTGGTGGGCGTCGGCCTGGTGGTGGCGGCCAAGGTCACGCTGGTCGGTTTGAGCTGGCCGAGCCTGGCGCTGTGCGTGGGCGCGCTGCTGGCGATGACGGCCGGCACGCTCTACCAAAAACATTTTTGTCCACGCTTTGACTTGCGCAGCGGCACGGTGATCCAGTTCTCGGCCTCGCTGGTGGTGGTGCTGCCTTTTGCCGTAGCGCTGGAAGGCCTGGGTTGGGATTTCGCCTCGGTGCAGTGGACACCGCAATTCCTCGCTGCTTGGGCCTGGTCGGTGCTGGCGCTGTCGATTGGTGCCATCTTCCTGCTGTTCGCCCTGATCCGCCGCAGCGACGCCACCCAGGTTTCCAGCCTGATGTATCTGACCCCGCCCACCACCGCCCTGATGGCCTGGCTGCTGTTCGGCGAGGCCTTCAATCTGCTCGGCCTGGCTGGTATGGCGCTGGCCGTGCTGGGTGTGGTCTTCGTTGTGCGTCCATCCAAAAACTAG
- a CDS encoding ABC transporter ATP-binding protein has protein sequence MGANVLKVAGLKVAYGGIKAVKGIDLEVNKGELVTLIGANGAGKTTTLKAITGTLPDCKVEGTISYMGQSLKGSKSFHLVEKKLAMVPEGRGVFTRMTIHENLMMGAYTRDDKAGVEADIAKWYDIFPRLKERSAQLAGTLSGGEQQMLAMARALMCHPELLLLDEPSMGLSPIMVDKIFEVIRNVSKEGITILLVEQNAKLALEAADRGYVMDSGQITMTGNADDMLHDPRVKAAYLGE, from the coding sequence ATGGGTGCCAATGTTCTGAAAGTAGCGGGACTGAAGGTCGCGTATGGCGGCATCAAGGCAGTCAAAGGCATCGATCTGGAAGTGAACAAGGGCGAGCTGGTGACGCTGATCGGCGCCAACGGCGCCGGCAAGACCACCACGCTGAAAGCCATCACCGGCACGCTGCCCGACTGCAAGGTCGAAGGCACGATCAGCTATATGGGCCAGTCGCTGAAAGGCAGCAAATCCTTCCACCTGGTCGAGAAAAAACTCGCCATGGTGCCGGAAGGGCGCGGCGTGTTCACGCGCATGACCATCCACGAAAACCTGATGATGGGCGCCTACACGCGCGACGACAAGGCCGGCGTAGAGGCCGACATCGCCAAGTGGTACGACATCTTCCCGCGCCTGAAAGAGCGTTCTGCGCAGCTGGCCGGCACCCTGTCCGGCGGCGAACAGCAGATGCTGGCGATGGCGCGCGCGCTGATGTGCCATCCCGAGCTGCTGTTGCTGGATGAGCCGTCGATGGGCCTGTCGCCGATCATGGTCGACAAGATCTTTGAGGTGATCCGCAACGTCTCGAAAGAAGGCATCACCATCCTGCTGGTCGAGCAGAACGCCAAGCTTGCATTGGAAGCCGCCGACCGCGGCTACGTGATGGACTCCGGCCAGATCACCATGACCGGCAACGCCGACGACATGCTGCACGACCCCCGCGTCAAAGCCGCCTACCTCGGCGAATAA
- a CDS encoding ABC transporter ATP-binding protein yields the protein MALLNFDLQKNPTKAYTSIALVLALMIIFPFAAAPFGNSWVRIVDLALLYIMLALGLNIVVGFAGLLDLGYIAFYAVGAYMTGLLASPQFATLLESLINMHPAFGEALAVMLGDDIRTSGIHLSVWFIVPLAAALAGLFGAILGAPTLKLRGDYLAIVTLGFGEIIRIFMNNLNEPINFTNGPQGINLIDPIRVFGLSLAGEPGSRATVVLGGFSMPSVNAYYFLFLLLTIVTIFVTARLKHSRLGRAWVAIREDEIAAKAMGINTRNVKLLAFSMGASFGGVAGAMFASFQGFVSPESFALNESIAVLAMVVLGGIGHIPGVVLGGALLAALPEVLRHVVEPAQEAMFGHVLIEAEVLRQLLYGLALVGIMLYRPAGIWPAPKHEDRPDADADTKQQSSGVIAA from the coding sequence ATGGCACTCCTGAATTTCGACCTGCAAAAGAACCCTACCAAGGCCTACACCAGCATCGCCCTGGTGCTGGCGCTGATGATCATCTTCCCGTTTGCGGCGGCGCCCTTTGGCAACTCCTGGGTCCGCATCGTGGACCTGGCCCTGCTCTACATCATGCTGGCCCTGGGCCTGAACATCGTGGTCGGCTTTGCCGGCCTGCTCGACCTGGGCTATATCGCCTTCTATGCGGTGGGCGCCTACATGACCGGCTTGCTGGCATCGCCGCAATTCGCCACCCTGCTCGAATCGCTGATCAATATGCATCCGGCCTTCGGCGAGGCGCTGGCGGTCATGCTGGGCGATGACATCCGCACCAGCGGCATCCACCTTTCGGTCTGGTTCATCGTGCCGCTGGCGGCGGCGCTGGCGGGCCTGTTCGGCGCCATCCTCGGCGCGCCGACCCTGAAGCTGCGCGGCGACTACCTGGCCATCGTGACCCTGGGCTTCGGCGAGATCATCCGCATCTTCATGAACAACCTGAATGAGCCGATCAACTTCACCAACGGTCCGCAGGGCATCAACCTGATCGACCCGATCCGCGTGTTCGGCCTGTCGCTGGCAGGCGAGCCGGGTTCGCGCGCGACGGTGGTGCTGGGTGGCTTCTCCATGCCCTCGGTGAACGCTTACTACTTCCTGTTCCTGCTGCTGACGATCGTCACCATCTTCGTCACCGCGCGCCTCAAGCATTCGCGCCTGGGCCGTGCCTGGGTCGCCATCCGCGAAGACGAAATCGCGGCCAAGGCCATGGGCATCAATACCCGCAACGTCAAGCTGCTGGCCTTCTCCATGGGCGCCAGCTTCGGCGGCGTGGCGGGCGCCATGTTCGCCTCCTTCCAGGGCTTCGTCTCGCCCGAATCGTTCGCGCTGAACGAATCGATCGCCGTGCTGGCCATGGTGGTGCTGGGCGGCATTGGCCACATTCCCGGCGTGGTGCTGGGCGGCGCGTTGCTGGCGGCCCTGCCCGAAGTGCTGCGCCATGTGGTGGAGCCGGCGCAGGAAGCCATGTTCGGCCATGTGCTGATCGAAGCCGAAGTGCTGCGCCAGCTGCTGTACGGCCTGGCCCTGGTGGGCATCATGCTGTACCGTCCGGCCGGCATCTGGCCCGCGCCCAAGCATGAAGACCGTCCCGACGCGGACGCCGACACCAAACAGCAATCGAGCGGCGTGATCGCGGCATGA
- a CDS encoding serine hydrolase translates to MYKLAISALISALFISLPAAAAPAKHGAKAVSVKKSKAGVRRQAAADEPRMVKRVVMVHGKRKVVYQRVVSVGDAIPARPTVGDMAGLNLTRDPLDLKSNVALVLDQANSEVLFEKNANVALPIASITKMMTGLVVVEANQDMDEMLTVSEDDVDRAKFSSSRLKVGSQLSRRDMLHIALMSSENRAASALGHNYPGGLPAFVEAMNAKARQLGMSETHYVDSSGLSKNNVASARDLAKLAQAAYEHPVLREYSTAPKAVVEANGRPMLFGTTNRLVAPNSGWEIGLQKTGFINEAGRCLMMQAVVEGRAVIMVLLDAKGSAARAADALRMRKWLSALKPPGFSTSTVASPAVTTSYSAAGM, encoded by the coding sequence ATGTATAAACTTGCCATCAGCGCGTTGATCTCCGCGCTCTTCATTTCCCTGCCCGCAGCGGCGGCTCCGGCCAAGCACGGGGCGAAGGCTGTCAGCGTCAAGAAGAGCAAGGCCGGCGTGCGCCGCCAGGCCGCTGCCGACGAGCCGCGCATGGTCAAGCGCGTAGTCATGGTGCATGGCAAGCGCAAGGTCGTGTACCAGCGCGTGGTGAGTGTGGGCGATGCGATTCCCGCCCGTCCCACCGTCGGCGATATGGCCGGCTTGAACCTGACGCGCGACCCGCTCGACTTGAAATCGAATGTGGCCCTGGTGCTGGACCAGGCCAATTCCGAAGTGCTGTTCGAAAAGAATGCCAATGTGGCCCTGCCGATCGCCTCCATCACCAAGATGATGACCGGGCTGGTGGTGGTGGAAGCCAACCAGGACATGGACGAGATGCTGACCGTGAGCGAGGATGACGTCGACCGCGCCAAGTTCAGCAGTTCGCGCCTGAAAGTCGGTTCCCAGCTGAGCCGGCGCGATATGCTGCATATCGCCTTGATGAGCTCGGAAAACCGCGCCGCCTCGGCGCTGGGCCACAATTATCCGGGTGGCCTGCCAGCCTTCGTCGAGGCGATGAACGCCAAGGCGCGCCAGCTGGGCATGAGCGAAACCCATTATGTCGATTCCAGCGGCCTGTCGAAAAACAATGTGGCGAGCGCGCGCGATCTGGCCAAGCTGGCCCAGGCCGCTTACGAGCATCCCGTGCTGCGCGAGTATTCGACGGCGCCGAAAGCCGTGGTGGAAGCGAATGGCCGTCCCATGCTGTTCGGCACCACCAACCGTCTGGTGGCGCCCAATTCGGGCTGGGAAATCGGCTTGCAGAAAACCGGCTTCATCAATGAAGCGGGCCGTTGCCTGATGATGCAGGCCGTGGTCGAAGGCCGCGCCGTGATCATGGTGCTGCTCGACGCCAAGGGTTCGGCCGCGCGCGCCGCCGATGCGCTGCGCATGCGCAAATGGCTGAGCGCCTTGAAACCGCCGGGCTTTTCCACCTCCACGGTGGCCAGCCCGGCCGTCACTACTTCTTATTCGGCAGCAGGCATGTAA
- a CDS encoding ABC transporter ATP-binding protein: protein MSNEVILNIAGVNKRFGGLQALTDVGIKIMRGQIYGLIGPNGAGKTTFFNVITGLYQPDTGTFELAGKPYSPSAPHAVAKAGIARTFQNIRLFGEMTALENVMVGRHVRSHQGVFGAIFRHKAAREEEASIRRRAQELLDFVGIGQFASRTAKYLSYGDQRRLEIARALATDPQLLALDEPAAGMNATEKLALRELLVKIKAEGKTVLLIEHDVKLMMGLCDRITVLEYGKPIAEGLPAEIQSNQAVIDAYLGGSH from the coding sequence ATGAGCAATGAAGTCATTCTGAATATCGCCGGCGTCAACAAACGCTTCGGCGGCCTGCAGGCGCTGACCGATGTCGGCATCAAGATCATGCGCGGCCAGATCTACGGCCTGATCGGCCCGAACGGCGCGGGCAAGACCACCTTCTTCAATGTGATCACCGGCTTGTACCAGCCCGACACCGGCACCTTCGAACTGGCGGGCAAACCGTATTCGCCTTCGGCCCCGCATGCGGTGGCCAAGGCCGGCATTGCGCGCACTTTCCAGAACATCCGCCTGTTCGGCGAAATGACGGCGCTGGAAAACGTGATGGTGGGACGCCATGTGCGCTCGCACCAGGGCGTGTTCGGCGCCATCTTCCGCCACAAGGCGGCGCGCGAAGAGGAAGCGTCTATCCGCCGCCGCGCGCAGGAGCTGCTGGACTTCGTCGGCATCGGCCAGTTCGCCAGCCGCACCGCCAAATACCTGTCGTATGGCGACCAGCGCCGCCTGGAAATCGCGCGCGCCCTGGCCACCGACCCGCAGCTGCTGGCGCTGGACGAACCGGCGGCCGGCATGAACGCCACCGAAAAGCTGGCCTTGCGCGAGCTGCTGGTCAAGATCAAGGCCGAAGGCAAGACCGTGCTGCTGATCGAGCACGACGTCAAGCTGATGATGGGCCTGTGCGACCGCATCACCGTGCTCGAATACGGCAAGCCGATCGCCGAAGGGCTGCCGGCGGAAATACAAAGCAATCAGGCCGTCATCGACGCCTATCTGGGAGGATCGCACTAA
- a CDS encoding glycosyl hydrolase family 18 protein, whose translation MIFSATVLAALLAGCGGGNAPAGDNAGAERARSAAAPQRAAPAKMVLAYYSGYANNYKALTTHYANFNAVAIDYWNITAEGVVVGNGDPAPSNAISFLKSKKIPIYGCISNVDGDWSQAIAHGVTGTFRKTAIANLLAFAKKNGFAGINIDFENVNKDDRANLSAFTAELGAVLHANGLKLIISVPAFSAADENHEYNQAFDLAALGRAVDYIQIMSYDQAIPAWDPGPVASSGWMEDALDYAVAKAPAGRILNGLPAYGYDWIAAGNGKQVFWNAIPGMLKQYGVTPRYDIGSNSLTFNYTATDGQPHTVWTENAQSITLKASLVNAYGLGGTSIYALGMEDASYWKAVQAGLQK comes from the coding sequence ATGATCTTTTCCGCCACGGTGCTGGCTGCGCTGCTGGCCGGCTGCGGCGGCGGCAATGCGCCGGCCGGCGACAATGCAGGTGCGGAACGCGCGCGCAGCGCTGCCGCCCCGCAGCGCGCGGCGCCGGCCAAGATGGTGCTGGCCTACTACTCCGGCTATGCCAATAACTACAAGGCGCTGACCACGCACTACGCCAACTTCAATGCGGTGGCGATCGACTACTGGAATATCACGGCCGAGGGCGTGGTGGTGGGCAATGGCGATCCGGCGCCGTCGAACGCGATTTCCTTCCTGAAGTCGAAAAAGATCCCGATTTACGGCTGTATCTCGAATGTGGACGGCGATTGGAGCCAAGCCATTGCGCACGGCGTGACCGGCACCTTCCGCAAGACGGCCATTGCCAATCTGCTGGCGTTTGCCAAGAAGAACGGCTTTGCCGGCATCAATATCGACTTCGAAAACGTCAATAAGGACGATCGCGCCAACCTGAGCGCTTTTACCGCCGAGCTGGGCGCCGTGCTGCATGCGAATGGTTTGAAGCTGATCATCAGCGTGCCCGCTTTCTCCGCCGCCGACGAGAATCACGAGTACAACCAGGCTTTCGATCTGGCCGCTCTCGGCCGCGCCGTCGACTATATCCAGATCATGAGCTATGACCAGGCGATTCCCGCCTGGGATCCCGGCCCGGTCGCCAGTTCCGGCTGGATGGAGGATGCGCTCGACTATGCCGTCGCCAAAGCGCCTGCTGGGCGCATCCTGAACGGTCTGCCGGCCTATGGTTACGACTGGATCGCGGCGGGCAATGGCAAGCAAGTGTTCTGGAATGCCATTCCCGGCATGCTGAAGCAGTATGGCGTCACACCGCGCTATGACATTGGCAGCAACTCCCTGACCTTCAACTACACCGCCACCGACGGCCAGCCGCATACGGTGTGGACGGAAAACGCCCAGAGCATCACGCTGAAAGCCAGCCTGGTCAACGCCTACGGCCTGGGCGGCACCTCGATCTATGCGCTGGGCATGGAAGATGCCAGCTACTGGAAAGCCGTGCAAGCCGGTTTGCAAAAATAA
- a CDS encoding nitroreductase — protein sequence MISSPEQQAVDAAITSRRSIRAFLPTPLAREDIEQILQVAARAPSGTNVQPWRVHVLTGAAKEELSRRILAAYHDPLQAATHTEPYAYYPRQWVAPYIDRRRKVGWDLYALLGLTREDKAGMAAQHGRNYAFFDAPVGLIFTIDNIMEQGSWLDYGMFLQNIMVAARGRGLDTCPQAAFTQYHRIISEYLRLPDNETVVCGMALGYADLSKIENTLVTERVPVAEFVKFAE from the coding sequence ATGATTTCCAGTCCCGAACAGCAGGCGGTCGACGCCGCCATCACCTCGCGCCGCTCGATCCGCGCCTTCCTGCCGACGCCGCTGGCGCGCGAAGATATCGAACAGATTTTGCAAGTAGCGGCGCGCGCGCCCTCCGGCACCAATGTCCAGCCCTGGCGCGTGCATGTGCTGACGGGCGCGGCCAAGGAAGAGTTGAGCCGCCGTATCCTGGCGGCTTACCATGACCCGCTGCAGGCCGCCACCCATACCGAGCCGTATGCCTATTACCCGCGCCAATGGGTGGCGCCGTATATCGACCGGCGCCGCAAGGTGGGCTGGGATCTGTATGCGCTGCTGGGCCTGACCCGCGAGGACAAGGCCGGCATGGCGGCCCAGCATGGCCGCAATTACGCTTTCTTCGACGCGCCGGTGGGCCTGATCTTCACCATCGATAACATCATGGAGCAGGGTTCCTGGCTGGACTATGGCATGTTCCTGCAGAACATCATGGTGGCGGCACGCGGCCGGGGGCTGGATACGTGCCCGCAAGCAGCGTTCACCCAATATCACCGGATTATCAGTGAATATTTGCGGTTGCCGGACAACGAAACAGTAGTCTGCGGCATGGCGCTGGGATATGCTGATCTAAGCAAGATAGAAAATACGCTAGTGACCGAGAGAGTCCCCGTTGCTGAATTTGTTAAATTTGCGGAGTAA
- a CDS encoding ornithine cyclodeaminase family protein: MRNNARLLLLDRDQVAALLHPDAVLEAVREAFQLHQQRAGRIFPLVREALPGGAIFGIKAGDVAAQGLLGYKAAGFWPANRDVGGDAHQATILLHDPATGRPQCLIDGNAITTERTAAAGALGLQALARADASRLCIFGTGVQARAQLDYALRALPGLRQVRYLASGARRDSAFEAAFAQRCDIAPGTSADAAVADSDIVITTTPSKTPLFVADAVQPGTHLNGVGADTRGKRELPPGLLERAHLWADDLAQARQVGELQWAPTLPAEEIGALLAQDGQRPADDSITIFDMTGLALQDLTVARMLYQRAVTEGAGSSIAWPW, from the coding sequence ATGCGAAATAACGCCCGCCTGCTGCTGCTCGACCGCGACCAGGTCGCCGCCCTGCTGCATCCCGACGCCGTGCTGGAGGCGGTGCGCGAAGCCTTCCAACTGCATCAACAGCGCGCCGGCCGCATCTTCCCGCTGGTGCGCGAAGCGCTGCCGGGCGGCGCCATCTTCGGCATCAAGGCCGGCGACGTGGCGGCGCAAGGCCTGCTCGGTTACAAGGCTGCCGGCTTCTGGCCCGCCAACCGCGACGTGGGCGGCGACGCGCACCAGGCCACCATCCTGCTGCACGATCCCGCCACGGGCCGGCCGCAATGCCTCATCGACGGCAACGCCATCACCACCGAGCGTACCGCCGCGGCGGGCGCCTTGGGCCTGCAGGCGCTGGCCCGCGCCGACGCCAGCCGCCTGTGCATCTTCGGCACCGGCGTGCAGGCGCGCGCCCAGCTCGACTATGCGCTGCGCGCCCTGCCCGGCCTGCGCCAGGTGCGCTACCTCGCTTCCGGCGCGCGCCGCGACAGCGCGTTCGAAGCCGCATTCGCGCAGCGCTGCGATATCGCGCCCGGCACCAGCGCCGATGCGGCCGTGGCGGACAGCGACATCGTCATCACCACCACGCCAAGCAAAACCCCTTTGTTTGTAGCCGATGCGGTGCAGCCAGGCACGCACCTGAACGGCGTCGGCGCCGACACGCGCGGCAAGCGCGAGCTGCCGCCAGGCCTGCTGGAACGCGCCCATCTCTGGGCCGACGACCTGGCGCAGGCGCGGCAAGTGGGCGAGCTGCAATGGGCGCCCACGCTGCCAGCCGAAGAAATCGGCGCACTGCTGGCGCAAGACGGCCAGCGTCCGGCAGACGACAGCATCACGATTTTTGATATGACAGGCCTTGCCCTGCAAGACTTGACGGTGGCGCGCATGCTGTACCAGCGCGCCGTAACGGAAGGCGCAGGCAGCAGCATCGCCTGGCCCTGGTAA